One Pseudonocardia abyssalis DNA segment encodes these proteins:
- a CDS encoding metal-dependent transcriptional regulator yields the protein MNELIDTTEMYLRTIYELEEEGVVPLRARIAERLGQSGPTVSQTVARMERDGLVVVAGDRHLELTDAGRSRAVAVMRKHRLAERLLTDVIGLEWELVHAEACRWEHVMSDAVERKLVALLDNPTISPYGNPIPGLDELAQHRSAPGGPPTLEVGLQRLDEFARRGGGTVEVRRIAEHVQMDATLMAELKGSGIVPGHDVQVHSISRFGDAVPVTSEGEGSSVAPLIAHAVLVRAR from the coding sequence GTGAACGAGCTCATCGATACCACCGAGATGTACCTCCGCACGATCTACGAGCTGGAGGAGGAAGGCGTCGTGCCGCTGCGGGCACGGATCGCCGAGCGGCTGGGCCAGAGCGGCCCGACCGTGAGCCAGACCGTGGCGCGGATGGAGCGCGACGGCCTGGTCGTGGTGGCGGGCGACCGCCACCTGGAGCTCACCGACGCCGGCCGCTCGCGCGCCGTGGCCGTGATGCGCAAGCACCGCCTGGCCGAGCGCCTGCTCACCGACGTGATCGGGCTGGAGTGGGAGCTGGTGCACGCCGAGGCGTGCCGCTGGGAGCACGTGATGAGCGACGCCGTGGAGCGCAAGCTCGTGGCCCTGCTCGACAACCCCACGATCTCCCCCTACGGCAACCCGATCCCGGGCCTCGACGAGCTGGCGCAGCACCGGTCGGCCCCCGGTGGCCCGCCCACCCTCGAGGTGGGGCTGCAGCGCCTCGACGAGTTCGCGCGGCGCGGCGGCGGCACCGTCGAGGTGCGCCGGATCGCCGAGCACGTGCAGATGGACGCCACGCTGATGGCGGAGCTGAAGGGTTCGGGCATCGTGCCCGGGCACGACGTGCAGGTGCACTCCATCTCCCGCTTCGGCGACGCCGTGCCCGTCACCTCCGAGGGCGAGGGGTCGTCGGTGGCACCCCTCATCGCGCACGCGGTGCTGGTGCGGGCGAGGTAG
- a CDS encoding sulfurtransferase encodes MPAATSPLIRPAELAALLRAPSEAARPVVIDVRRPPVAGPGGPPGREEYEAAHVPGSVYLDLDTDLASAPGPGGRHPLPAAGRLQDSLRGAGVRDGSRVVVLDHGDATMAGRAWWLLRWAGLPAERVQVLDGGWTAWVGAGLPVTADPTPPVAGDIVVRPGGMPVLDADGAVAVVDAGGVLVDARSGPRFRGETEPLDPVAGHVPGAVNLPAAELLGADGFWPSPTELAARLAALGVRDGAPVAAYCGSGVTAASLVLAAEHAGARPATDPAALYVGSWSNWCALGRPVATGGAPAYGRDS; translated from the coding sequence GTGCCTGCAGCAACGAGCCCGCTGATCCGCCCCGCCGAGCTGGCCGCCCTCCTCCGCGCCCCGTCCGAGGCCGCGCGTCCGGTGGTGATCGACGTCCGCCGCCCGCCCGTGGCCGGCCCGGGCGGCCCGCCCGGGCGCGAGGAGTACGAGGCCGCGCACGTCCCGGGATCGGTGTACCTCGACCTCGACACCGATCTCGCGTCCGCACCCGGCCCGGGCGGGCGCCATCCGCTCCCGGCCGCGGGCCGCCTGCAGGACTCCCTGCGCGGCGCCGGGGTCCGCGACGGCTCCCGGGTCGTGGTCCTCGACCACGGCGACGCCACGATGGCCGGGCGCGCCTGGTGGCTGCTGCGGTGGGCCGGGCTCCCCGCGGAGCGTGTGCAGGTGCTCGACGGCGGCTGGACGGCCTGGGTCGGGGCCGGCCTCCCGGTCACCGCCGACCCGACGCCGCCGGTCGCCGGTGACATCGTGGTGCGGCCCGGCGGCATGCCCGTGCTCGACGCCGACGGCGCGGTCGCCGTGGTCGACGCGGGCGGGGTGCTGGTGGACGCGCGCTCGGGGCCGCGCTTCCGGGGTGAGACCGAGCCGCTCGATCCGGTGGCCGGGCACGTGCCCGGCGCGGTCAACCTGCCGGCCGCAGAGCTGCTCGGGGCGGACGGGTTCTGGCCGTCGCCGACGGAGCTGGCGGCCCGGCTGGCGGCGCTCGGGGTCCGCGACGGGGCGCCGGTGGCGGCGTACTGCGGGTCGGGTGTCACGGCCGCGTCGCTGGTGCTCGCCGCCGAGCACGCCGGGGCGCGCCCGGCCACCGACCCGGCGGCGCTCTACGTCGGGTCGTGGTCGAACTGGTGCGCGCTCGGGCGGCCGGTGGCCACCGGCGGCGCACCCGCCTACGGTCGTGACTCATGA
- a CDS encoding acetoin utilization protein AcuC, whose translation MSPRTSVVWTPDFLSYQLSDDHPLNPVRLDLTMRLATQLGVLDGVETLAPEPATDEDLTRVHTPSYLTAVRSAPHEPWGVGHGLGTDDNPIFLGMHEASALIAGGSVLAARAIAEGRADRAVNLAGGLHHAMADRAAGFCVYNDCSVAIAWLLEQGYERIAYVDVDVHHGDGVQAAFYDDPRVMTISMHQHPLTLWPGTGWPGEYGKGDGAGYAVNVPLPPGTGDAGWLRAFHAVVPSLLESFRPQVLVTECGADTHSDDPLANLELSIDGQRAIYHSLRDLAERTAGGKWLVLGGGGYSLFRVVPRSWTHLLATALDRDVDPARPLPADWVAHAAGLTRHPLPTAMTDGHDPSFTPWGDDVAERVDSAILETRRAVFPLHGLDPDDPRD comes from the coding sequence ATGAGCCCCCGCACCTCGGTGGTCTGGACGCCGGACTTCCTGAGCTACCAGCTCTCCGACGACCACCCGCTCAACCCCGTCCGCCTCGACCTCACGATGCGCCTGGCCACGCAGCTCGGCGTGCTCGACGGCGTCGAGACCCTCGCGCCCGAGCCGGCCACCGACGAGGACCTGACGCGCGTCCACACCCCGTCCTACCTCACGGCGGTGCGCAGTGCGCCGCACGAGCCGTGGGGGGTCGGGCACGGTCTGGGCACCGACGACAACCCGATCTTCCTGGGCATGCACGAGGCGAGCGCCCTGATCGCGGGCGGCTCGGTGCTCGCGGCGCGGGCGATCGCCGAGGGCCGGGCCGACCGCGCGGTCAACCTCGCGGGCGGGCTGCACCACGCGATGGCCGACCGCGCGGCCGGGTTCTGCGTCTACAACGACTGCTCGGTCGCGATCGCGTGGCTGCTGGAGCAGGGCTACGAGCGCATCGCCTACGTCGACGTCGACGTCCACCACGGCGACGGCGTACAGGCCGCGTTCTACGACGACCCGCGCGTGATGACCATCTCGATGCACCAGCACCCGCTCACGCTGTGGCCGGGCACCGGCTGGCCGGGGGAGTACGGGAAGGGCGACGGCGCGGGCTACGCGGTGAACGTGCCGCTGCCGCCCGGCACCGGTGACGCCGGCTGGCTACGGGCGTTCCACGCCGTCGTGCCCTCGCTGCTGGAGTCGTTCCGGCCGCAGGTGCTCGTCACCGAGTGTGGTGCCGACACCCACTCCGACGACCCGCTGGCCAACCTGGAGCTCTCGATCGACGGCCAGCGGGCGATCTACCACTCCCTGCGCGACCTCGCCGAGCGCACGGCCGGTGGCAAGTGGCTGGTGCTCGGCGGGGGCGGCTACTCCTTGTTCCGCGTCGTGCCCCGCTCGTGGACCCATCTGCTCGCCACCGCCCTCGACCGCGACGTCGACCCGGCCCGTCCGCTGCCCGCCGACTGGGTCGCGCACGCCGCGGGACTCACCCGCCACCCGCTGCCCACGGCGATGACCGACGGCCACGATCCGTCGTTCACACCGTGGGGCGACGACGTCGCCGAGCGGGTCGACTCGGCGATCCTGGAGACCCGCCGTGCGGTGTTCCCGCTGCACGGCCTCGATCCCGACGATCCGCGCGACTGA
- a CDS encoding bifunctional acetate--CoA ligase family protein/GNAT family N-acetyltransferase, producing the protein MTRSPGAPPTDAEALPPSDLGPPVPGYPRHWEADVVASDGGIVHLRPIMPADADALLRFHDSLSERTRYLRFFGPYPRIAPRDLKRFTEVDHHARVAFICLLGDEIIAVGRYEGLPGDGGPGGTTGTAAIDTAEVAFVVRDTHQGRGLGSILLEHLAAAARENGLRRFEAEVLVENHTMVRVFRQAGYQVSRAFADGVLHLEFDIDPTEKSLAVRDSREQRAEARSVHNVLRPTSVAVIGASTDPSKIGHAVFSNLLRGNFTGPVYPVNSEARSVRGVRAYPSVTDIPDDVDLAVVAVPAAGVDEVMDSCLAKGVKALVVVSAGFAEAGVDGSGAQRRLVEEARAHGMRVIGPNALGVANTDPDVRLNATLAPTLPGRGRVGFFSQSGALGIAILAAAKERGLGLSTFVSAGNRADLSGNDLLQYWQTDPATDVVLLYLETFGNPRKFGRLARRLARTKPIVAVKSGRHSAPIAAHAEVSAPIDDASVKVLFEQSGVIRVDTLSELFDTALLLAYQPLPDGPRVAVVGNSTALGLLVTDGLLDSGLDPAGGAVDVGAAATPGQFAAAVAAAVEGDQCDALVAVFVPPIATPGAEYARALRAAVEGSGKPVVAVFLAVEGVPAELALPGPDGSPGAGSVPSFPSPERAVAALARVSRYARWRSRPVGEFVTPDGLDIERARELVATLPTGRLDDESAVTLLDCFGIPVTPFRRVRGADAAVAAADELGYPVAIKAVGDRWRHRTDLVGVRLDIGARPGVRRAVDDLVALTGDDEVYVQRMATKGLSCVLEVVEDPSFGSLLSFGLSGVATELLGDRAFRVVPVSDVDAAALVRSPRAAPLLAGYRGSEPTDLAALEQLVLRVGKIAEELPEVRSLALDPVLASASGAFVTGARIVLGPPPTRDDGGPRRLG; encoded by the coding sequence ATGACCCGCTCCCCGGGCGCCCCGCCGACCGATGCGGAAGCCCTGCCCCCCTCCGACCTCGGCCCTCCCGTACCCGGCTACCCCCGGCACTGGGAGGCCGACGTCGTCGCCTCCGACGGCGGGATCGTGCACCTGCGCCCGATCATGCCCGCCGACGCCGACGCCCTGCTGCGGTTCCACGACAGCCTCTCCGAGCGCACCCGCTACCTGCGCTTCTTCGGGCCCTACCCGCGCATCGCGCCGCGCGACCTGAAGCGGTTCACCGAGGTCGACCACCACGCGCGGGTCGCGTTCATCTGCCTGCTCGGCGACGAGATCATCGCCGTCGGCCGGTACGAGGGGCTGCCCGGCGACGGCGGGCCGGGCGGCACGACGGGCACAGCGGCCATCGACACCGCAGAGGTCGCGTTCGTCGTCCGCGACACCCACCAGGGCCGCGGGCTGGGGTCGATCCTGCTCGAGCACCTCGCCGCCGCCGCGCGGGAGAACGGGCTGCGCCGGTTCGAGGCCGAGGTGCTCGTCGAGAACCACACAATGGTGCGGGTGTTCCGGCAGGCCGGCTACCAGGTGAGCCGGGCGTTCGCCGACGGCGTGCTGCACCTGGAGTTCGACATCGACCCCACGGAGAAGTCGCTGGCGGTGCGCGACTCCCGCGAGCAGCGCGCCGAGGCCCGCAGCGTGCACAACGTGCTGCGCCCCACGTCCGTCGCGGTGATCGGAGCGTCCACCGACCCGTCCAAGATCGGCCACGCGGTGTTCTCCAACCTGCTGCGCGGCAACTTCACCGGCCCGGTCTACCCGGTCAACTCCGAGGCCCGCTCGGTGCGCGGGGTCCGCGCCTACCCGTCGGTCACCGACATCCCCGACGACGTCGACCTGGCGGTGGTGGCGGTGCCCGCCGCCGGGGTCGACGAGGTGATGGACTCCTGCCTGGCGAAGGGGGTCAAGGCGCTCGTCGTGGTCAGCGCGGGGTTCGCCGAGGCCGGGGTCGACGGCTCCGGCGCGCAGCGCAGACTGGTGGAGGAGGCGCGCGCGCACGGCATGCGGGTGATCGGGCCCAACGCGCTCGGCGTCGCCAACACCGATCCCGACGTGCGCCTCAACGCCACGCTGGCGCCCACCCTGCCCGGGCGCGGGCGCGTCGGCTTCTTCTCCCAGTCCGGCGCTCTCGGCATCGCGATCCTCGCGGCGGCCAAGGAGCGCGGACTCGGGCTCTCCACGTTCGTCTCGGCGGGCAACCGGGCCGACCTGTCCGGCAACGACCTGCTCCAGTACTGGCAGACCGACCCGGCCACCGACGTCGTGCTGCTCTACCTGGAGACCTTCGGCAACCCGCGCAAGTTCGGCCGTCTCGCGCGCCGGCTGGCCCGCACCAAGCCGATCGTGGCGGTCAAGAGCGGGCGGCACTCGGCGCCCATCGCGGCGCACGCCGAGGTCTCCGCCCCGATCGACGACGCCAGTGTCAAGGTGCTGTTCGAGCAGTCCGGCGTGATCCGGGTCGACACCCTCTCCGAGCTGTTCGACACCGCGCTGCTGCTGGCCTACCAGCCGCTGCCCGACGGCCCACGGGTCGCGGTCGTCGGCAACTCCACCGCGCTCGGGCTGCTCGTCACCGACGGGCTGCTCGACTCGGGGCTCGACCCGGCGGGCGGGGCCGTCGACGTCGGGGCGGCCGCGACCCCCGGGCAGTTCGCCGCGGCGGTCGCGGCGGCGGTGGAGGGTGACCAGTGCGACGCGCTCGTCGCGGTCTTCGTCCCGCCGATCGCCACCCCGGGTGCGGAGTACGCCCGCGCGCTTCGGGCGGCGGTGGAGGGTTCGGGCAAGCCGGTCGTCGCGGTCTTCCTGGCGGTCGAGGGGGTACCGGCGGAGCTCGCCCTGCCGGGTCCGGACGGCTCGCCAGGGGCCGGGTCGGTGCCGAGCTTCCCGAGCCCCGAGCGGGCGGTGGCGGCGCTCGCCCGCGTCTCGCGCTACGCCCGCTGGCGCTCGCGGCCGGTGGGGGAGTTCGTCACGCCCGACGGGCTCGACATCGAGCGGGCCCGCGAGCTCGTCGCGACGCTGCCCACCGGGCGGCTCGACGACGAGTCGGCGGTGACCCTGCTCGACTGCTTCGGCATCCCGGTGACCCCGTTCCGCCGGGTGCGCGGCGCCGACGCGGCGGTGGCCGCGGCCGACGAGCTGGGCTACCCGGTGGCGATCAAGGCGGTGGGCGACCGGTGGCGGCACCGCACCGACCTCGTCGGCGTGCGTCTCGACATCGGCGCCAGGCCGGGGGTGCGCCGGGCCGTCGACGACCTGGTCGCCCTCACCGGGGACGACGAGGTCTACGTGCAGCGGATGGCCACCAAGGGGCTGTCGTGCGTGCTGGAGGTCGTCGAGGACCCGTCGTTCGGCTCGCTGCTGTCCTTCGGGCTGTCCGGGGTGGCCACCGAGCTGCTCGGCGACCGCGCGTTCCGGGTGGTCCCGGTCTCCGACGTCGACGCCGCCGCGCTCGTTCGCAGCCCGCGGGCGGCGCCGCTGCTGGCCGGCTATCGCGGCAGCGAACCCACCGACCTCGCCGCGCTGGAGCAGCTGGTCCTGCGGGTCGGGAAGATCGCGGAGGAGCTGCCGGAGGTGCGGTCGCTCGCACTCGACCCGGTGCTGGCCTCGGCGTCGGGCGCGTTCGTCACCGGCGCCCGGATCGTGCTCGGACCCCCACCCACCCGCGATGACGGGGGGCCCCGGCGGCTGGGCTGA
- a CDS encoding aldolase/citrate lyase family protein, which translates to MGVVGWFLDDVAAVAQTRADGVVLPKPERTIELVELRSQLNARGHDDAVIVGGLESAAGVADARSLLSAGATGGLVAAYVAAYVAAYVGVEDCIADLGGRRTAAGSEVLYARSRVVPAASLAAVAALDEVVTAVRDDDAFRRDAAQGRDLGYLASCASTRPRWRWPTRRSPRPRPRPSPPTPVPVASEQGDGMVDGEMVDDVHVRMAQVTLGRAPPP; encoded by the coding sequence GTGGGAGTGGTGGGATGGTTCCTCGACGACGTCGCCGCGGTGGCACAGACCCGCGCCGACGGTGTGGTGCTGCCCAAGCCGGAACGCACCATCGAGCTCGTCGAGCTGAGGTCGCAGCTGAACGCGCGCGGACACGACGACGCCGTGATCGTCGGCGGGCTGGAGTCGGCCGCGGGGGTGGCCGACGCGCGGTCGCTGCTGTCGGCCGGGGCCACCGGCGGGCTCGTCGCCGCCTACGTCGCCGCCTACGTCGCCGCCTACGTCGGCGTCGAGGACTGCATCGCCGACCTGGGCGGGCGACGCACCGCCGCGGGCTCTGAGGTGCTCTACGCCCGCAGCCGGGTGGTGCCGGCGGCGAGCCTCGCGGCCGTCGCCGCGCTGGACGAGGTCGTCACCGCCGTGCGCGACGACGACGCGTTCCGCCGCGACGCCGCGCAGGGCCGCGACCTCGGCTACCTGGCAAGCTGTGCATCCACCCGGCCCAGGTGGCGCTGGCCCACGAGGCGTTCACCCCGACCGAGGCCGAGACCGAGCCCGCCCACGCCCGTGCCGGTGGCCTCGGAGCAGGGCGACGGGATGGTGGACGGCGAGATGGTCGACGACGTCCACGTCCGCATGGCGCAGGTGACGCTCGGCCGCGCCCCGCCCCCCTGA
- a CDS encoding fumarate hydratase — protein sequence MTEFRHTEVLPLGPDSTEYRRLDLPVGEVVTAAGRTFLEIPPSTITALVRESVHDIQHYLRSSHLRQLRAIVDDPEASPNDRFVATDLLRNACVSAGGVLPMCQDTGTAIVIGKRTETVLTGGEDEEAVSRGIFEAYDTLNLRYSQMAPTSFWDERNTGTNLPAQVELYSVPGQAPKYEFLTMAKGGGSANKTFLYQETKALLNPKKLASFLDEKLRSLGTAACPPYHLAVVVGGMSAEYTLKVAKLASARYLDNLPAAGSELGHAFRDHDLEKQVLELTAQFGIGAQFGGKYFCHDVRVVRLPRHGASLPVGIAVSCSADRQAKAKITPEGVFLEQLERDPAQFLPEVSDEGLSTDVVRVDLNRPMNEIREQLSALPVKTRLSLTGPLVVARDIAHAKIAERLDAGEEMPGYLRDHPVYYAGPAKTPEGYASGSFGPTTAGRMDSYVAQFQAAGGSLVMLAKGNRSQQVTDSCAAHGGFYLGSIGGPAARLAQDCIRKVDVLEYAELGMEAVWKIEVEDFPAFVVVDDKGNDFFSEVSAPTLQIGFRRS from the coding sequence GTGACCGAGTTCCGCCACACCGAAGTGCTCCCGCTCGGCCCGGACTCCACGGAGTACCGGCGCCTCGACCTCCCCGTCGGGGAGGTGGTGACGGCTGCGGGGCGTACGTTCCTCGAGATTCCGCCGTCCACCATCACCGCACTGGTGCGCGAGTCGGTGCACGACATCCAGCACTACCTGCGCTCCTCGCACCTGCGACAGCTCCGCGCGATCGTCGACGATCCGGAGGCGTCGCCCAACGACCGGTTCGTCGCCACCGACCTGCTGCGCAACGCCTGCGTCTCCGCGGGCGGGGTGCTGCCGATGTGCCAGGACACCGGTACGGCGATCGTCATCGGCAAGCGCACCGAGACGGTGCTGACCGGCGGCGAGGACGAGGAGGCCGTGTCCCGGGGCATCTTCGAGGCCTACGACACGCTCAACCTGCGGTACTCGCAGATGGCGCCCACCTCGTTCTGGGACGAGCGCAACACCGGCACCAACCTCCCCGCGCAGGTCGAGCTGTACTCGGTGCCCGGGCAGGCGCCGAAGTACGAGTTCCTGACGATGGCCAAGGGCGGCGGCAGCGCCAACAAGACCTTCCTCTACCAGGAGACGAAGGCGCTGCTGAACCCGAAGAAGCTGGCGTCGTTCCTCGACGAGAAGCTCCGCTCGCTCGGCACCGCGGCCTGCCCGCCGTACCACCTCGCGGTCGTCGTCGGCGGGATGTCGGCGGAGTACACGCTCAAGGTCGCGAAGCTGGCCTCGGCCCGCTATCTCGACAACCTCCCCGCCGCGGGCTCCGAGCTGGGGCACGCGTTCCGTGACCACGACCTGGAGAAGCAGGTACTGGAACTCACCGCGCAGTTCGGCATCGGCGCGCAGTTCGGCGGCAAGTACTTCTGCCACGACGTGCGCGTGGTCCGGCTCCCCCGCCACGGTGCCTCGCTGCCCGTCGGCATCGCCGTCTCGTGCTCGGCCGACCGCCAGGCCAAGGCCAAGATCACCCCCGAGGGCGTGTTCCTGGAGCAGTTGGAGCGCGACCCGGCGCAGTTCCTGCCCGAGGTGAGCGACGAGGGCCTGTCCACCGACGTCGTGCGGGTCGACCTCAACCGGCCGATGAACGAGATCCGCGAGCAGCTCTCCGCGCTGCCGGTGAAGACCCGCCTGTCGCTGACCGGCCCGCTCGTCGTCGCCCGCGACATCGCCCACGCGAAGATCGCCGAGCGGCTCGACGCCGGCGAGGAGATGCCCGGCTACCTGCGCGACCACCCCGTCTACTACGCCGGACCGGCCAAGACCCCCGAGGGTTACGCGTCCGGGTCCTTCGGGCCCACGACGGCGGGGCGGATGGACTCCTACGTCGCGCAGTTCCAGGCCGCGGGCGGGTCACTGGTGATGCTGGCGAAGGGCAACCGCAGCCAGCAGGTCACCGACTCCTGCGCCGCGCACGGCGGCTTCTACCTCGGCTCGATCGGCGGACCCGCCGCCCGCCTGGCCCAGGACTGCATCCGCAAGGTCGACGTCCTGGAGTACGCGGAGCTGGGCATGGAGGCGGTCTGGAAGATCGAGGTGGAGGACTTCCCCGCGTTCGTCGTGGTCGACGACAAGGGCAACGACTTCTTCTCCGAGGTCAGCGCCCCCACCCTGCAGATCGGGTTCCGCCGCTCCTGA